In Arachis hypogaea cultivar Tifrunner chromosome 7, arahy.Tifrunner.gnm2.J5K5, whole genome shotgun sequence, the genomic window ATCACAAATAAGCAACCTTATAGTTACGCCGAGGCTCACCCTGATAAGCTGGGAAAAGTAGCTTGAAAAGGAGGTTTGGAAATGCTTATAAATGTGTTCTTAATTGAATTTACCTTTTCTTTCATATTACTTTTCTTGTATTGATTTGAATTTGTGGGACAACCAAAAATACTTCTGATGTTTTTCATTCCCATTTTCGGCACAATTATTCCTTTCCAATACATAGTTCTATACAAATTTGTGAAACCTGAGAGGGCTTGTTTATTGCAAGATGAGAGAAAGCTCACATGGATTTTGGAGAGAAATCAACGGATGAGATTAAAACAACTAATTAAGTGTGTGGTTGAGTGACCTTTCCACATCCACTTTCATCCTTTTTGCAGACTCTCCCTGTTTCTTAGTTTCAAGGACCTCACTTTCTTGCATCCATCTTTGCTCCTTGTCTTCCGCACTGACTCTCGTTTTCTTATTGAAACCTTACTCCAATTGGACTCCAAGAATTACATTCCTTAGATTCCTTGTCTGTTTTCTGAACTTTCATTTGTTTCTGTAGTTGTTTGCCgatctttttcgttttctttttgaAATTTAATGACTTGAATTATTTGAATAAAGGAGTTTAGGGTATCATGGATTTGTATATCATGTTTTGAtaaccataaaaaaaatcaaatcaagtTTGAATGGGTGAGAAACAATCAAGTTCAGTTAGAGTTGTACCATAATTGTTTAACTGGCTAATATTATGTAAGAAGCAATCAATCTCGCTATCGCAAACCTAACTTTCTCAGGCCATTATTTTGCGAcaagcaatcaatatttaaaaaCATGATATTTTGTAAACCAGAATGAACAGCCTAACTGAACTGAATGAAAGCCACACACTAATATTCTCTTTGTTAAGCCAAAAGCATGAAATCTATTAGGCGGCAAGCTGTCGGCACGATGCACAAAAGAGTGTAGGCACACGATAGTTTGCATAACTTGCAATTAGTTGTTTTACTTTTCATTCCAAGATGGTAGTTTTCTACCAGTGTGCCCTGTATTATTGTCTAACATCTTATCACTTTCACCGTGTTATTGACatctttgatttatttattttatctgagTATTTTGTGGTGTTTGGTTTGCTACAGGTTATAGCTGCAACAGTAGCAAGTGATCCGCAGAAATATTCTGAAGCATTTCTTGGGAAGCCGAATGCAGAGTACTGTAACTGGATTCTTGACACAGAGAAATGGGGAGGTCAGTTGTGCTATGTGGTTCTAACCTTTGTTTTGTTACTTTGTTTCTGCAAAATACTAAGCGTACGTAAGCAAAAGGCGTGTTACCCTGAAAATTTTTAGTGGTAATAACTGCTAAGATTAAATTAACGTGACAAACGCCACAACAGTTAGTAATTCTTTATATGCTTTTCTGGTCAAGATTTTTCCGGTCGGTTAGTTGATGAGTTCACCACTAGTTTCAAAGTGTATTTCGACCTATCTTGCATACTTAGGGGTAATGGTTATTAATTGACCTATGATCGTTTGTGAAGGTGCGATTGAACTTTCAATATTGGCGGATTATTATGGACGCGAGATTGCTGCATATGATATCCAAACATCAAGATGTGACTTGTATGGTCAGGTAAAGAGaatcttttatttttgcattctcaCAAGGTCTTAAGTTTTCTTTTCAACCTCTTATAGCTTAACTTTTTCGCTCTCTTCATTTGTGGATAATGTCGACAGGAAAAGGGTTATTCGGAAAGGGTGATGCTTATTTATGATGGTCTCCACTATGATGCTTTAGCTGTATGTCATTTCTTAGGCCAGAAATTACTTTTCCTCTGCCACTATGATTGCATTGTATCTTCTCATGAACTCATCAAAATTTAAGGGTGCACTTGGTTTGCGTTTTCATTTTCAATATTTTCTGTTTTTAgaattttgtgaagaaaaaagagaaaacaagaggCGAAAACGGAAAGCAGGGTTTTATTATTTTCACTGTTTCCTCTTTTTCCTTCACAGAATcctagaaacagaaaataaaaacgcAAACCAAACGCACTCTACTTTATTGTGATTGTGAAACTAATGGTATGTGGTAATTCCATTATTATCTAACAATCACATAGCTCTACAGAATTAAGGTTCATATGCATTTTCCATTCCATTTCCATGTAGCCTGGTGTTTACACCTTGTATGGTTCAGGTGTCGCCCTTTGAGGGTGCTCCCGAGGACTTCGATCAGACGATATTTGCCGTACAGAAAGACAGAAGCATTGGACCTGTTGAGGGGCTTGCTCTTAATTTTGTTAAGGACCAACAGAGGTAATCTTCAATATTCTGAAAACTTGAATGTTGAaagtgtttaaaaaaaaaaaaagaaaccagaGCAAAGTTgatgtaacattttttttatggCTGCACTttaacaggaagaggagattcaCCGACACCGCCAACTTCACCTTGCGCTGTGGTGTATGTCAAATCGGAGTTGTTGGTCAGAAGGTCAGTCCTCATCTCCTTACGCTTCGCGATAAATATTTGCATCCTCGTATAACATATTTAATGCGCGCTCCAGAAACATGCAGAACAACTCATTCCTGATTTAGATATAACTTCTAACCATTGTAAATGAAAATAAGTGACTATGATTAATATCATGAAGCACACAAATACCAACATTATGGATCAATCTCTTGTTATAGTTCTTATGATTTTGAGTAATTTTGGTGTAATTTTTCTTTATGAACAAATTCAGGAAGCTGTGGAGCATGCACAAGCAACCGGTCATGTTAACTTCCAAGAGTATAGATGATGATGATCTAAGAAGAAGAAACTCACATGTGAATTTTGTATCAAGAACAATGTTTAATTGGTGCaaacttctttttcatttttattatgaACTGATTAAAGTTAAAACTAAATTGTTTATGCCTTGAAAATATTGTAGCAAGTTGTGTTGTAACTTGTAACAATAATTATTTATAGCCACAGTTTCaatccattgttattttattgtaacaaaaataatattagttaGTATTTCTTCAGCACCATAATAGATAAAAGATCTGTTTTAGCCGTAATCCCctttttttcattctatttttccctTCTTTCATGAAATGTTTGATAATGTCAAAAATGATATTaccagttttattttttattatgtcacTCTATACatgattatatataaaatatattattaaaataggaataATAATATCCATTCacataataatttagttaaaatatttcatcataccCATGAATCCCTTTATCAAGGAAATGTTTCATATATTAGTATCTAAaagattaatatattaaaaatattttttttcccacaagaaagaaagatcaTTATGTTAATCGTTTTGGGCGGTTAAATATGtaattcttatttaaaaaaaagaagaagaagatatttaACATACTTGTTATAAAGTAATGAAATTATATAaatttgagtttttgtatttttaatatatatattgccCTTGTTTTCATGTTGAAACAAAATTGGTTGGCATTATGAGaccataatacaa contains:
- the LOC112701959 gene encoding OVARIAN TUMOR DOMAIN-containing deubiquitinating enzyme 2 isoform X2 encodes the protein MEGIVVRRVIPSDNSCLFNAVGYVMDRDQTKAAELRQVIAATVASDPQKYSEAFLGKPNAEYCNWILDTEKWGGAIELSILADYYGREIAAYDIQTSRCDLYGQEKGYSERVMLIYDGLHYDALAVSPFEGAPEDFDQTIFAVQKDRSIGPVEGLALNFVKDQQRKRRFTDTANFTLRCGVCQIGVVGQKEAVEHAQATGHVNFQEYR
- the LOC112701959 gene encoding OVARIAN TUMOR DOMAIN-containing deubiquitinating enzyme 2 isoform X1 — its product is MFLCYNVDKGFSVSNQIPLEKDGGIPKSMEGIVVRRVIPSDNSCLFNAVGYVMDRDQTKAAELRQVIAATVASDPQKYSEAFLGKPNAEYCNWILDTEKWGGAIELSILADYYGREIAAYDIQTSRCDLYGQEKGYSERVMLIYDGLHYDALAVSPFEGAPEDFDQTIFAVQKDRSIGPVEGLALNFVKDQQRKRRFTDTANFTLRCGVCQIGVVGQKEAVEHAQATGHVNFQEYR